The Vicinamibacterales bacterium DNA segment TTGTGACGCCACGGGGTCTTGTGCCGGTAGTGGTAGCGCATGCCGGCGCGGGCGGCCCGCGTCAGCCAGTCGTCCGCCGTCGCCGACGTCATGCCGTCCCCGCCGCCGGACCCAGGGGGCCCGCGTTCAGGAAGCTGCAGATGGCGTCGAGCAGGCCATCCTGCTGGAATTCGCTCAGGACGCCGGGGTTGACCACGGCCAGGGGCTCGAACGTGTCGCCAATGCGCCGCACGGTCAGTTCGAGGCCCGCGAGCGGGAAATGGCCCTTGTCGGCATCGTGCAAGGTGCCGGTCCCCAGCGTGAGCCGGCACGACGTCTCTGCGGCCATCGGCGGACCCTCTGGCCGGCAGGCGGTGACCGTCGCCTGGACGGCGAAGGGACCGGACCGGTCGTGATAGCTGACCGCGAGCGGCACGACGATCGCTCGAGGGGTGGCGGGCTGGCACGGCTCCACGCTGGGACGGTAGGCCGCCGGTCCGACGGGGCCAAGCGATCCGACGCGGTTTCCACGGCCCTGCCGCCGGATGACGGCTCGTGTCGTCTCGTGTCGCGTGGCCCTACGGGGCGGGCTCGAGCAGCAACAGGTCGGCGATGGCCGGGACGAATCGCGTCGTCACGGCGTAGCGTCCGTCCGGCGACATCGACAGGCCTCGGCCGGGCGCGCTCGCGTACTGCTGGCGGACGGCGACGGCGCCCGCGTGCGTCCGGAACGTGAGCGCCACGGGGGCCAGCGGCCTGTCGGCCCGGCGGTCCAGGAAGTAGAGGCCGTCGCGCGTCATCCAGGCATCGTCCTGGAAGTTCATGGTCGCCAGGTGGACGGGCGGGCCGGCTGGCAGGGGCACGTACGCCAGCTCGGCGCTGGTGCGACGATCGCGGCTGACGAGATACAGGCCCCGGCCGTCCGGCGCGACGTCGATGACGTTGATGTATCCCGGCAGCACCTTCTCCGCCGGGCCGCCGGCGACGGGCACGCGATAGACGGCGTACACGCTCCGATCGGCGGCGGCCGCGTACAGGGACTGGCCGTCGGGCGACCACGCGGGACGCACGTAGTCGAGGGCGTCGTCGGTGACACGGACGGCGGTCCGGGTCGCCTTGTCGGCCACGTACAACTGGCAGTTGCCGGCGGGGCCGATGCCGGCGAAGGCGATGCGCGTTCCGTCGGGCGACCACGCCGGCATGGGCATGTCGGCCTCGAAGGCCTGCGTCCACTCGACGGGATTCCCGCCGCCGGCGTCGGCCACCCACAACTGCCGCGAGCCGCTCCGGTCGCTGATGAAGGCCACCTGCGTCCCGTCCGGCGAATAGACCGGCCCCCGATCGATGTAGGTGGACTGCAGGAAGTCCTCGACGGGCGGGTCGATCGTCGGTCCCGGACTGGCCGGGACGGCGAAGCGCAGCACATCGGCCTGGCTGCGGAACGTGCGCGCGATGATCCGTCCGCTCCGGCGGTCGACGGCCGACTGCGTCGCGTTGTCGCCGATGATGCCGAGGGACACGGGGGGGCCGCGGCCGTCCAGGGGCTGGCGCCACAGCGAGAGCCGGGGCAACGGCCCTGACGAGGTCAGGACCTCCCCGCGATCCTCGAGCAGGCGCGGCGTCCCATTCCAGGTGCCGGCCGACGCGAGCTGCCGCGGCTCCCCGACGGGGCGGAGGGACGCGTCCAGGCGCTGGACGAAGGCCTCGCTGCGGTACTCGCCGCGCACGCGGTTGAACAGCAGGAGACGCCCGTCCGACGACAGCGACGGCTCCACGTCGAACCGCGCGTCGCCCGGGGTGGTGAGGGTGATCCGCTCGCCCGTGTCCGTGGCGACGAGCACGAGACTGCCCTGCCCGGGCGTGACCTGGTCCGGGACGACGACGTGCCGTGCGTCCGGCGTCCAGGCCACGAGATGCCCGATGAGCAGCAGCCGGCGGCGCGCGTAGGGCCGCACGGTGCCCAGCGTGCGTTCGTCGCCGCCGAGCGGGGAGCTCAGCACGAGCGTGGCGGTGCCGGCGGGGTCGCCGCGCAGGAACGCGAGTCGGGCCCCATCCGGGGACCACGCCGGACTCCATTCGTCCGTCGTCCCGGGTGTGATGTCGTGCGGTTCTCCGCCGTCGATCGGGCGCACGACGACGCGCGTCCGGAGGTTGGGCGCCTGCTGCGCGTAGGCGACGTACTTCCCATCCGGCGAGACGTCGGGATCGCGCTCGTTGCCTGGCTCGAACGTGATGGGCCGTGCCGTGAGCGGCCCGAGAGCGGCGGGCGCGGGCGGCCTGAGCGCGAGCGTCGCCGCCAGGACGAGCCCCGCGCCTGCCGCCGTGTACAGCAGCCACGTAGGACGCGTCGCCGGCTGGGCCGCGGAGGCCCGGGAACGCGCGGCGGCGGGAGCCTCGGCCGGCTCCATCGTCCGGGGATCCTGGTCCCGCAGCCACTGATCCAGATCGGCCGTATAGGCGTAGACCGCCCTGAGGCCGGGCTTCTGCATCCGGCGCACCGGCAGGCCGGCCGTCTTCTCCCAGCGCTGGAGCGTGCGGACGTCCCGCTTGACGTACGCGGCGATTTCCTTCCAGGAGTCCAGCCTGGTGCCCCGGTCGGTCGCGTGGTCCCGACCCGCCGCCGACGGCCCGTCCTGCTCGGACATGTGAGCGCTCGATTCTACCCGGGGTCACGGGCAGGAGGAGGCCGCATGGCCCGGCCGGGACGGCAGGGCGCTAGGCGAGACGCCCGGCCGCCGCGCACCAGTCGTGCAGGGCCCGGGCCCGCTCGGTCCACTGCGGCGAGTCGCGCCACCGGTCGATCGCGTTCGGCAGCTTCCACGTCCAGTTGTCGTCGCCCACGGTCGCGGGCGTGTTGATGCGCGCGTCCCAGCCGAACACGTCCTGGATGGGCAGCATCACGTGACGCGCGGGGCTGGCGACGAGCGCCCGGATGATCGCGTCGCGGACGTCGGGGACGAACGGACGAGGATCCGCCACCGACCACGGCCCGGTCGCGGCCAGGCTCGGCAGCGCCAGCACCTCGGCGCGGTGCCGGTCGCCCAGCTCACGCCACCACTCGGCCAGGGTCTCGGTGTCGTGCGTGCCCGTGAGCGCCACCGACACGTCGGGGTACGCCGACGGGTCCACGAAGGGCTGGCCCTCGTCGGTCCAGGCGCGCTCCCAGCGCATCACCTTGAATCCGGGGACACCCAGCCGCGCCATGGACCAGCGGACGAACTCGGGCACGGTGCCCAGGTCCTCCGCGACGACCTCGAGGCCCGTGCCCAGGTAGATGTTCAGGAGCCTGGCGCCGAGTCGGCTCTGCATGGGCTCGTCGGGAGGCGAGAAGACGCGGGGCTGGCTCTCGTCGTGAGGACGGACGTAGATCCGGTAGAGGCCCACCAGGTGATCGACGCGCACCCCGTCGAAGAGCGCGGCCAGCCTGCGAGCCCGCGCGCGCATCCACTTGAAGCCCGTGTCCTGCATCGCTTCCCAGCGCCAGGGCGGCAGGCCCCAGTCCTGCCCGCTGTCGGAGAACGCATCCGGCGGCACGCCAACGGAGGCGTCGAGCATGAACTGTCCGCGCCGCTCCCACACATCGGGGCTGTCGGCCGAGATCATGAACGGCAGGTCGCCGAACATCCGCACGCCGGCCGAGGCGCGCCGCGCCTCCTGCCATTGATCCTCGGCGATCCATTGCAGGTAGGCGCGATACCCGCGCTCCTCGTCGAGCGCCGCGGCGGCCTGCGCAACGGCCCCCGGATCGCCCGACGCCAGCGCCGGCGGCCACTGCCACCACGCCTTCTCGTCCTGCGACGCGTGGATCGCCCGGAAGGTCGTGTAGCCGTCGAGCCACCACGACTCCCTGGCGGCGTAGGTGCGGAACGCCCGGGCCCGCGCGGTGTCAGCGGCGAGCTCGTCACGCCTGAAGCGCGCGTAGGCGCGGCGCAGCACCTGCGACTTGAGCGCGCGGATGTCGGCATAGCGGACGCTGGCCGACGCCCGCACCGCCAGGAGGCGCTCGCGCTCGGCGGCGTCCAGCGCGGGTTCTCCGCCCAGGGCCGCCACGTCGGGCACACCTGGCACGTGGATGTACAGCGGGTCGAGCGCCATCGCCGACATGGAGGAGTACGGCGAGGTCTCGCCCGGCGACATCTCGTTGAGGGGCAGGAGCTGTACGTACCGCTGGCCGGCCTCGCGGCACCACGCCGCGAACGCCGGCAGGTCGGTGAACTCGCCAAGGCCCCAACTCGCCGACGACGCCAGCGAGAACAGCGGGACCCCGATGCCGCTCTGGCGCGACGGCCGGGCGCTCACGCGCCGGCCTCCGCCGCCCTGGCGAGGACGCGGGCCATCGCGGCGTCGAACGGCGCCGGCTCCACCAGCAGGCTCACGACCACGAACGCCTCGCGGGGAAAGTCGAAGAAGTAGCCCGGATGCACGATGACGCCGTCCTGCTCGAGGAGGTCCAGCACCAGGTGCTCCTCGCTCCTCACCGCCGGGACCTGGAGCACGGCGCACCATCCCCCGGCAGGCGGCAGGATCGTCACGGCGGGATGCCCGTCCACGGCGCGCCTGAGCGCGTCGAGGTTGCGCCCCGTGCGCTCGCGGATGGCCTCCCGCACCGCCGTCCCCCGCGCCAGCAGGGACGGCAGCGCGACCTGCACCGGCGTGGACACCGAGAGAAAGGTGTCGGCCACGAGCTCGAGGCCCTGCAGGGCGTCGTCCACCGCGGCCTCCGGACCGGCGACGCCGATCCACCCGAGCTTCACCTGCGGCAGGCCGACCGTCTTCGAAAGGCCGCCGAGCGCGAAGGCGAGCGCCTTCGACTGCTGGGCCACCGACGGCGCGGGCGGGCGGCCGTCCAGCCGGTAGTCCGCGAACACCTCGTCGCCCACGAGCGCGACGTCACGCGCGGCGCAGACCTCGGCCAGGGCATCGAGCTCGTCGTGGTCCAGCACGGAGCCCGTGGGGTTGTTGGGCGACACGACGAGGACGGCTTTCGTGCGCGCGTCGATCTGCCGCGCCAGCGCGGCCACGTCGAGGCGCCAGTGCCCGTGCAGGTCCAGCTCGTACGGCGACGCCTCGACGGCCTCGAGCGACGTGAGGTGCTCGAAGAGCGGATAGCTCGGGCGCGGCACGAGCACGCGGTCGCCCGGCTCACAGAGCAGCTTGAAGAGCCAGGAGTACGCTTCGCTCGTGCTGGCGGTGAGGCACACGCGGCGGGCCGGCATCTCCACGCCGCGGCGGGCGAAGTCGGACGCCGCGGCCGCCCGCGCGGACGGCAGGCCCAGCGCCCGGGGCTCGTAGCGGGTGGCGGCCTCGCTCGCGAGCGGCGCCAGGAGATCGGGCGGGTACGACAACCCGACGCGTGTCGGATTCGACTCCGTCAGGTCGATCGGCGGCGGGCCGGACACGCGCCGCCGCGCGATGGCGTCCGAGAGCCGGTTCGGGGCGAGATCCCGTGGCAGCCGCGACGATCGGACCGGAGCCGGCATCAGCGATTCGGGACGTCCACGAGCTCGACCTTCGTCATGACGTCGCCCTCGAGGACACGGTCGGCGACGTCCATGCCGCGCTCGACGACGGCGAACACGGTGTAGGCGTGATCGAGCCGGGGCGAGTCCACGAGGTTCACGAAGATCTGGGCGTCGCCGGTGTCGCGGCCGCGCGTCGAGATGCCGACCGTACCCCGCAGGTGCGCCACGCCGGGCTCGTCGCGCATGTAGGGCCCATCGCCCATGTATTCGTTGGCGCCGGGACTCCCGCCCTGCAGCACGAAGGTCGGCTCCACGCGGTGGAACGTCAGGCCGTCGTAGTAGCCCTTGGCGGCCAGCGAGGCCACGCGCGCGACGGTCGCCGGCGCCTCGTCGGCCAGCAGGCGCAGTTCCATCACGCCGCCGTCCGCCATGGTGATGCGCAGGCGCTGGCGCGAGGCCCGCTGCAGCATCTCCAGATCGGGCCCGACCAGACGGCGCGCGCGAGGGGTGGCCTGCCGCGGCTGCCCCGTCCACCGTTCGAGCGCCTTGGCGGCCTGGTCGGCCACGCGAGGCTCCGGATCGGTGAGGAAACCGGAGATGGCCTCGACGTCGGCCGTGCTGCCCACGTCGGCGAGCGCCGTCAGGATCGCCACCCGGGGATCGCGCGACGTGTCGCGCCCCTGCAGCGTCAGCCGGACCAGCGCGACGACGAGGGCCTTGGCGGCCTTCGGGTGATCGGGTTCCGCCGTGAGCGCCCGGGCGGCGGTCATGACGAGCTGATAGTCGTTCCGCTCGAGCGCGGCGTAGGCCACCGCCAGCGCCTCGGGCCGCTTCAGCCGCGCGAGCTCGTCGAGCGCGGCGTTCCGGACGTTGTCGTGATCGTCGGCGCCCAGGCGGATCAGCGTCTCGCTCGACCCTGCCTGGCCGGCGGCCCGTGCCGCGTACATCCGGACCTGCCACGTCGGGTGGCCGGCGAAGCGCGGCAACAGGGGACGGGCCTGGTCCGGGGCCACCCTGGCCAGACCGACGACGGCGTGCGCGGCCCGGTGCCAGGCGCCGGCGGCCGCCGGCAGGGCCGAGGCCTCCCTGGCGAGCGCGCTGGCCACGGACGTCGCGGCGCCGCACCCGTCGCCGAGCAGATCGAGCGCCAGGAGCGCGACGTGGGGGCTGGGATCCTGGAGCGCCGCCAGGACCGGCTGGCAGGCGCGCGCCTGCAGGTGGCGTCCCCAGCCGCGGAGTGCCTCGTAGCGCACGCGGGGCTCGACGTCCTTCAGTCCGGCCCTCAGGATGGTCTCGCGCACGTCGGGTGTGAGCAGCGACGGCGCCTCGGCGGTCACGGCGGCGCCGGCCGCGCCCACGGCCAGCCGCCGCACCTCGTCATCGCGGTCCCCGGCGGCCACCTGGAGGAGTGCGCCGTCCACCGCCCGGGCGTTGCGCAGCGCCTGTAGCGCGAGCCGCCGGGCGCGCACGAGCGCCTGCGATCCTGGCGCGTCGGGCGTCTCCACGACGAGGAAGAGCCGCGAGCGTCCGTCGGCACTCAGCGTGTGGACCTTGCCGCTCACCCTCGTGAGGGCCTCGAGGCCGCGGGCCGCGCCCTCGGTCTTCACCGCGTCGTCGGTCGCGGGGACGCCACCCGCGGGCACCGCGCGCCGGGGCGCGCGGACCACCTGCGGCGACGAGACCGGTGCCGGCAGGCCCTTGAGGATCGCCTCCTCCACCTGGTGGAACTGGTCCTGGGTGACGACGGGAATCCGACCGAGCGACGCCGCGAACTCCGCCCAATCCGGGGCCGATGCCGCGGGCATGACGCGAATGAGCGTCTCGAGCGCCTCCATGCCGAAGACACGGGCGGAACTCGCCGCGGCGATGGACGCCCACCGCCGCACGTCGGCATCGCGGTCGGCCAGGAGCGGCAGGATGTCGAAGAGCAGGGCCGGCGTCTCGAAGCGGCCGGCGGCTCGCACGGCCTGCGCGCGGACCTTCGCATCGGCGCTCTTCATCCCTTCGACGAAGAGCGCCTGCGTCTCGGGCGTGAGCTGGCGGGCATCCTCGGCCCGGAGAAGGCGGACTTCGATGGGCTCCTGCGCGCGGGCGGCGGCCGCGGTCGCGACGAACACGACGGCGGCGATTCCCAGGCACGCACGGGCACGGACGATCACGGCGGCGCCGGACATACCCCCTCAGTGTCGCCCAAGTGGGCGCCGGTGCCTACGCCGTGGCCGGCGGCGCGGACGCCGGCTCAGGCGGACAGGGCGCGTTGCTGTACCCGGACCGGAAGGCGGTGACGGCTCCCGTCGCCGGTTCGAACCGGTGGCGCCAGACGCACGCGGTGTCGTTGGCCAGCAGGTGGATCGATACCGACGGCACGTCCGACACGGTCTTCACGTAGTGGATGTCGTCGCGCGGCGGCAGGAGCGCGTAGAACTCCCCCGTGTCCATCAGTCCCGTGCGCGCCACCTCGAGATCCGCGCGCGAGGCCTCGGCCCCGTCGTCGAGCCGCCGGTACACCGTCTCCTGCTGGCGGCCGCGGTAGACGCCGATGAGGCCCCAGGCCAGGTGATCGTGGACGGGGGTCTCCGCGCCCGCCGGGATGACCAGCGAGAAGAGCGTGAGCGATCCGTCCTCCGCGCGGTAGAGCGCGTACTGCCCGATGCCGCTGCCCATGCCGCTCGCCGCGTCCGGCGCGCCGTAGGCCTCCGGCAGCCAGCCGTCGGCCGCCAGCAGCCGCGCGAACGCGGGCTTCAAGGCCTCCACCCTGGCCGCGACGTCGGCGATGCCCGCCGTCAGGCGCCGCGTCTCGTCGATGAGGCCGCGGATCTCGGGCGTGTCGACGAGGTACCCGAAGGCCTGATGATCGTGCGCGCGTCCGAAATCACACATGCGCGGACTCTAGCATGCGGCCGCGATGCCCCGGGATCGGCCGGCCCCGCCACCGCCCGAGGGGTACGCACCACTTTCGCCGCCTCGCCGATTGACCTGACGGGGACGGGGTGCCAGGCTGTTGGCCGTGACGCTCGGCACCGCGCTCGCCGCTGAGTTCGACCGCCGGCAACGGCGCAATCCTCGCTACTCGCTGCGCGCATTCGCGAAGTCCCTCGGCGTCTCGCATTCCGCGATCAGCCGCCTGCACCGCCACGAGCGCAGGCCCTCCGATCGGACCATCGCCGTCCTCGGCGCACGGCTCGGCTGGACGTCGGCCCGGGTCGCCGCCGCACAGCACCGCGAGCGGGTCGATCGGCTCCGGGCACTGGCGGCCGCGCCGGGGTTCACGGCCGACGCACGCTGGATCGCGTCACGGACCGCGATGTCGCTCGACGACGTCCAGGTGGCGTTGCAGGAGGCGCTACGGACGGGAGCGCTCACCATGCCCGCCGCCGATCGCTGGCGCGTGGAGGCGTAGTGGCAGCCCCGGTCGTTCGCTGGCAGATCGTCTCACCGCATCCCGACGAGGTGGTCCGGTTCTACGGCGCGGTGTTCGGGTGGGAGGAACGCCGCGACAACGCCCTCGGCTACCGGGCGCTGCTCGCGGGCAGCGGCGTCCCCGGCGGCGTGTGGCCGGCCCCCGCCGGCGCGGCCACGTTCGTTCAGTTGTTCATCGAGGTGGACGACATCGCCGCCGCGATCGAGGCGACGCTCGCCCACGGCGGGAGCGTCGTGGTGCCGCGTTCCGTGCTGCCGGACGGCGACGTGATGGCTGTCGTCCGCGATCCGCTCGGCACGAGCGTCGGCCTGGTCACCCCCGTTTCCCGGGACGCGGCGTCCAGTAGCTGAACTCCGGCTGGTAGCAGACCCCCTCCAGATCGTTCACGCGGTCCTGGAAATAGCGCTGGGCATCGCCGATGGCGCGGTTGTAGACCACGGCCCCCACCTCGGCCAGGCAGAACTCGAGGAACAGCGCCGCCTTCAGGTCGCCGATCTCCTCGTCCAGGTGCTCGGCGCAGAACTTCTTGATGGACGCGTGCAGCTGCTTGGTGACCTCGGGCGAGAGCGTGACGGGCATGCGGCCATTGTGTCGCGAACCCTGGCCCCACCCGCACCATCCGGCCCGTGACCTCCACGCCAGCTCGGCCGCACGTCCGGGATTTCGTTGGCACCGTATTCCCCGCTACCATCGTCGGGCCGTCCGGTTCGTCCGGTGGTCCCCCGCCCCAATCCCGGCTGTCGCGCTCCCGTGCGAGCGCCTCGAACGCATGCCAGCACCCGTTCCTGTCGGTCAGCAGCGGTCCGCCCCACGCGCGGCGGCGTGGCAGACGCTCTTTGACGCCGTCGCGGCGCTGTCCAGGCGCTACGAGCGACTGTGTGCCGCGTACGGCGGGCCGCTGCTGCTCCTGGCCCTGGCGGCGTTCGCCGCCAGCCGCGTCTTCGTGTGGTCGCTGATGGTCCCGGGTGACGTGCCGTACTACGCCCGCTACGCCTACGAGGCGCGGGTGGCGCACCAGCAGGGCGCCACCATCTACGAGCACTTCTATCCGCCCGACACCTGGCCCAAGACCGTCGAGTATCCGCCGCTGGCGGTGGATCTGCTGGCGCTCGTCGGGCGCCTGGTGCCGCCGGCCGTGGACCCCGACGACTTCACGCGGTCCTTCAGCACCGCCTTCCACACGCTGATCTTCGGGCTCGATCTCGTGACACTCGCGGCGGTGGTGGCGTACCGCCTGCGACGGCGGACCCCGCTCAGCGCCGTCGTGGCGGGCGTGGTGACCTACACGCTGGCGGGCCTCGTGCTGAAGAACTTTCTCTACTCGCGCCTCGACGTGCTGCTCGGGCAGCTGCTGGCGCTGGCGCTCGTGCTGATGATCGCGCCGGGACGGCGGACGCTCGTGTCGAGCGCCGTCCTCAGCGTGGCCGTGGCGTTCAAGCTGGTCCCGGTGCTCCTCATCCCCATCTGGCTGGTGGGCGCGCTGCACGCGACGCCAGCCAGTCTGGCGGCGCTCACGCGGGAGCTGGCGCGGAAGGGCGCGGCGATGGCCGCCGTCGTCCTGCTGCCATGGGTGGTGTTCGGCCTGCGCCTGGGCGAGGACGCGATCTCGTTCCTGCGGATTCACGCGGCGCGGGGCATCCACATCGAGTCGTCGTGGGGAACCGTGACGGTGCTGCTGTCGAAGGTGGGGCTGCCGGTGAGCGTCGAGCTCTTCCGGTCCTACGACGTGGAATCGTCCCTGTCGTCGAGCTTCGCGGCGCTGGCACCGGCCG contains these protein-coding regions:
- a CDS encoding LpqB family beta-propeller domain-containing protein yields the protein MSEQDGPSAAGRDHATDRGTRLDSWKEIAAYVKRDVRTLQRWEKTAGLPVRRMQKPGLRAVYAYTADLDQWLRDQDPRTMEPAEAPAAARSRASAAQPATRPTWLLYTAAGAGLVLAATLALRPPAPAALGPLTARPITFEPGNERDPDVSPDGKYVAYAQQAPNLRTRVVVRPIDGGEPHDITPGTTDEWSPAWSPDGARLAFLRGDPAGTATLVLSSPLGGDERTLGTVRPYARRRLLLIGHLVAWTPDARHVVVPDQVTPGQGSLVLVATDTGERITLTTPGDARFDVEPSLSSDGRLLLFNRVRGEYRSEAFVQRLDASLRPVGEPRQLASAGTWNGTPRLLEDRGEVLTSSGPLPRLSLWRQPLDGRGPPVSLGIIGDNATQSAVDRRSGRIIARTFRSQADVLRFAVPASPGPTIDPPVEDFLQSTYIDRGPVYSPDGTQVAFISDRSGSRQLWVADAGGGNPVEWTQAFEADMPMPAWSPDGTRIAFAGIGPAGNCQLYVADKATRTAVRVTDDALDYVRPAWSPDGQSLYAAAADRSVYAVYRVPVAGGPAEKVLPGYINVIDVAPDGRGLYLVSRDRRTSAELAYVPLPAGPPVHLATMNFQDDAWMTRDGLYFLDRRADRPLAPVALTFRTHAGAVAVRQQYASAPGRGLSMSPDGRYAVTTRFVPAIADLLLLEPAP
- the malQ gene encoding 4-alpha-glucanotransferase gives rise to the protein MSARPSRQSGIGVPLFSLASSASWGLGEFTDLPAFAAWCREAGQRYVQLLPLNEMSPGETSPYSSMSAMALDPLYIHVPGVPDVAALGGEPALDAAERERLLAVRASASVRYADIRALKSQVLRRAYARFRRDELAADTARARAFRTYAARESWWLDGYTTFRAIHASQDEKAWWQWPPALASGDPGAVAQAAAALDEERGYRAYLQWIAEDQWQEARRASAGVRMFGDLPFMISADSPDVWERRGQFMLDASVGVPPDAFSDSGQDWGLPPWRWEAMQDTGFKWMRARARRLAALFDGVRVDHLVGLYRIYVRPHDESQPRVFSPPDEPMQSRLGARLLNIYLGTGLEVVAEDLGTVPEFVRWSMARLGVPGFKVMRWERAWTDEGQPFVDPSAYPDVSVALTGTHDTETLAEWWRELGDRHRAEVLALPSLAATGPWSVADPRPFVPDVRDAIIRALVASPARHVMLPIQDVFGWDARINTPATVGDDNWTWKLPNAIDRWRDSPQWTERARALHDWCAAAGRLA
- a CDS encoding pyridoxal phosphate-dependent aminotransferase yields the protein MPAPVRSSRLPRDLAPNRLSDAIARRRVSGPPPIDLTESNPTRVGLSYPPDLLAPLASEAATRYEPRALGLPSARAAAASDFARRGVEMPARRVCLTASTSEAYSWLFKLLCEPGDRVLVPRPSYPLFEHLTSLEAVEASPYELDLHGHWRLDVAALARQIDARTKAVLVVSPNNPTGSVLDHDELDALAEVCAARDVALVGDEVFADYRLDGRPPAPSVAQQSKALAFALGGLSKTVGLPQVKLGWIGVAGPEAAVDDALQGLELVADTFLSVSTPVQVALPSLLARGTAVREAIRERTGRNLDALRRAVDGHPAVTILPPAGGWCAVLQVPAVRSEEHLVLDLLEQDGVIVHPGYFFDFPREAFVVVSLLVEPAPFDAAMARVLARAAEAGA
- a CDS encoding peptidylprolyl isomerase, translating into MSGAAVIVRARACLGIAAVVFVATAAAARAQEPIEVRLLRAEDARQLTPETQALFVEGMKSADAKVRAQAVRAAGRFETPALLFDILPLLADRDADVRRWASIAAASSARVFGMEALETLIRVMPAASAPDWAEFAASLGRIPVVTQDQFHQVEEAILKGLPAPVSSPQVVRAPRRAVPAGGVPATDDAVKTEGAARGLEALTRVSGKVHTLSADGRSRLFLVVETPDAPGSQALVRARRLALQALRNARAVDGALLQVAAGDRDDEVRRLAVGAAGAAVTAEAPSLLTPDVRETILRAGLKDVEPRVRYEALRGWGRHLQARACQPVLAALQDPSPHVALLALDLLGDGCGAATSVASALAREASALPAAAGAWHRAAHAVVGLARVAPDQARPLLPRFAGHPTWQVRMYAARAAGQAGSSETLIRLGADDHDNVRNAALDELARLKRPEALAVAYAALERNDYQLVMTAARALTAEPDHPKAAKALVVALVRLTLQGRDTSRDPRVAILTALADVGSTADVEAISGFLTDPEPRVADQAAKALERWTGQPRQATPRARRLVGPDLEMLQRASRQRLRITMADGGVMELRLLADEAPATVARVASLAAKGYYDGLTFHRVEPTFVLQGGSPGANEYMGDGPYMRDEPGVAHLRGTVGISTRGRDTGDAQIFVNLVDSPRLDHAYTVFAVVERGMDVADRVLEGDVMTKVELVDVPNR
- a CDS encoding cysteine dioxygenase family protein, encoding MCDFGRAHDHQAFGYLVDTPEIRGLIDETRRLTAGIADVAARVEALKPAFARLLAADGWLPEAYGAPDAASGMGSGIGQYALYRAEDGSLTLFSLVIPAGAETPVHDHLAWGLIGVYRGRQQETVYRRLDDGAEASRADLEVARTGLMDTGEFYALLPPRDDIHYVKTVSDVPSVSIHLLANDTACVWRHRFEPATGAVTAFRSGYSNAPCPPEPASAPPATA
- a CDS encoding VOC family protein, with the translated sequence MAAPVVRWQIVSPHPDEVVRFYGAVFGWEERRDNALGYRALLAGSGVPGGVWPAPAGAATFVQLFIEVDDIAAAIEATLAHGGSVVVPRSVLPDGDVMAVVRDPLGTSVGLVTPVSRDAASSS
- a CDS encoding DUF2164 domain-containing protein; the protein is MPVTLSPEVTKQLHASIKKFCAEHLDEEIGDLKAALFLEFCLAEVGAVVYNRAIGDAQRYFQDRVNDLEGVCYQPEFSYWTPRPGKRG